The genomic DNA aaaagaGAATGCAATTAGAAGAAGAGAAGCTGTTGGCCAAGTCTAGAAGCAAAAGAACCCGGAGAGACCCTACTCCGgagctgatttctgatgatgaaggGGAAGAGAAGCAGAAGGACCTCAAAGACATGATCTATGAATTGCAGAGGAAGATGGAAAGAGACTCAGGGGTGGAGATTGGAGAAACACTCACTCCTTTCAACCACTCCTTGGAAGCTATCCCCCGGCAGCGGGACTTGAAgcattacaactttgactcctTTGATGGTCTAGGAGACCCAGAGGAGCACCTAAACTACTTTGAGCAGATAGCGCAGATATACTACTACAATGACTTGACAAAATCAAGGTTTTTCGCTTCAActcttaagggaggggcccaaagatggttcagcagaatcccctCCCGCAGCATCCACTCTTGGAAGGAATTTCGAGCCTCCTTCCTTTGGAGATTTCGGGCAAACAAAATGcacgaaatgcacatgtgtcacctggagacaatccggcAGCATGACAATGAGTCCCCCTCTACATACATGCGCCGGTTCCAAGAAATAatcaataaagtttcaagttTAGATGAGAGGGAAGCTTTAAGCATTTTCAGAAGAAACTTGGATCCAGAGCACAATGAGAGATATATAGTGGAGCTAATCAATAAGGAGCCGCAAAGCCTGGTAGTAGCCGAAGTAGGAGCcggactggactcctctcaacaGGAACCGGGAGGAAATCTTGAAAGAAGTCAAAGACAAGCCTTTCTATTATCCTCCGAAGCCAATACAAACTCCTCCGGAGAGCAGGCCCTACAATAGGCAGTGTGATTATCACGAGACCCATGGCCACAAGACCGGGAATTacttatcactcaagtacttcattgaggACCAAGTGAAGAAAGGGAATATGAACAAGTACTTAGTTCGGGACAACAGCAGAGGGGAAGCGCAGAAGAAAGGAAAGAATGTAGTCAATATGGTCCTAGGCGGATCCTATTCCCCACCCAGGAGCCCGGACTTCGGCGAAGAAGTGCTCTCAATCCAGTCACTCTCAGAcctggtgatatccttcagcagcaaggactacGAAGGAGTCAACCCTCATCACAACGCAGTTTTGGTTGTCACTCTGGACATCTTTGACAATGAAGTGAGaagaatgctcatagacaatggttcctcagtaaatattctcttcaagcaAACAGTGGATAGAATGCAGTTAGGGAGCATCCGCTCAAATGAATGTCGGGAGGACCCACTCTATGGCTTCGGCCATAACTTAGTCCTGATCCAAGGAACTTTATATCTGCCAGTCATTTTTGGATCTGCTCCTAACCAAGTGACTCATGTCATCAAATTTTATGTGATCAACGCTCCTTCTTCATACAACGGAATCATTGGCAGATCAGCTCTAACCATAatgcaagcaataacttcaatctcccatctcaagatCAAATTCTCAACCCCGACAGGAGTCGGGGAGATTAAAGGAGATTATGGAGTTGCTGAAACATGCTACAACCAGGGGTTAGTTATGGCAGAAACCCATCAAGATAACAAGAGGAAGGCTACGGTCCTTCGCAAGCAAAAAAGCATGAAGAAGCACCGACCCCGGACAAGGAAAGAAGCAAACAAAATAAGTCCAGAAGAACTggcaagcaaccaagtcatggtactGGACAAGACAAGTCGAGTCATAGACCAACCGTGTTCTACCATGCAAGCAACCAAAGAACCTGAACAAGCAAACACCTATCTGAAGAAGAACTCTGAAGCCCGAATTCATCACATGGTTTCAAACAAAGAACAAGCAAAAATCGAGGCCGCATTCGAAACAGAAGAAGTCGAAGTAGATGAAAACAATTCTAGCAAAAAAGTGAAGGTTGGGTCAGGACTCGAGGAGTCCTTCAAGGAGAGATTAGTATCCCTGCTCCGGGAGTACGGAGATAtttttgcctggagtccaagggacatgccaggactacatgagtccatagcaaagcacagcttggatgtcaaccccaACAGGAAACCAGTAAAACAGAAGAGAAGAAACTTTGCTCCGGAGAGGCAAAGAGCCATTGACGAAGAAGtagaaaagctactcaaagcaggaatcatcaaagaaatcaaatatctggagtggctagctaatgtggtcatggttaagaagtccaacggcaaatggagaatgtgtgtggcCTACACTGacctaaatgatgcatgcccgaaggaccTGTATCCTCTTCCAAACATTGATCAGCTGATAGATGCTACCTCAGGACATGAcatgctaagcttcatggatgcCTTCTCCAGATACAACCAGATAAAGATGAACCCGAAGGACATTCCTAAAAcagcattcataactcacagagcagtctaCACTTATGTGATGCTACCTTTCGGGCTTACCAGCGCaggatccacttaccaaagagcaatgaacaagatattcaagtcctAGATTGGGAGGAATTTGGAGttttatgtcgatgacatgatttccAAATCAACAACTATACCAGGGCATGTGGAAGATCTGAAGGAATGCTTTGAAAACCTAAGGAAGAACCAGCTCAAGCTATATCCGGAGAAATACACCTTCGGAGTAGGAGCAGGCAAGTTCCTAGAATTCATGATCAGCAACAAAGGCATAGAAGCCAATCCggagaaaataaaagcaatccaggagatgaaagctcccaggacccaaaaagatgtgcagaagctagcaggatcactagcagcactcaggagatttgtctcaaaactagcagagaggtgcctacctttctttgatttactcaaaggagcaaccaacaagaaagAGGTAAACTGGAATCCGGAGTGCCAGAAAGCATTCGAGGAAATCAAATCCTACCTCTctcagccaccagtcctaactaaagctAAACCAGGAGACcctctctacttatacttgtCAGCAGGAGCACAAGCTGTGGGAGCTGCCCTAATCAGGGAGGAAAATGGAACATAACAACCAGTCTACTATGTAACCCAAGTCTTAAAAGATGCAGAAACAAGATACCCAAGATTGGAGAAGTTTGCCTTTGCTTTGGTTACAACCTCAAGGAAACTCAGGCACTACTTCCAAGGGAGGGAAATCAGAGTAGTGACAAATCAACCACTAAGGAAAATAATCCACAAGCCAGATATCTTGGGAAGACTTGTCAATTGGGCTGTGGAATTGAGCCAGTTCAACCTAAGCTTCATTCCCAGGACTGCAATCAAAGCTCAAGCTcttgcagatttca from Apium graveolens cultivar Ventura chromosome 5, ASM990537v1, whole genome shotgun sequence includes the following:
- the LOC141660187 gene encoding uncharacterized protein LOC141660187, which codes for MNKYLVRDNSRGEAQKKGKNVVNMVLGGSYSPPRSPDFGEEVLSIQSLSDLVISFSSKDYEGVNPHHNAVLVVTLDIFDNEVRRMLIDNGSSVNILFKQTVDRMQLGSIRSNECREDPLYGFGHNLVLIQGTLYLPVIFGSAPNQVTHVIKFYVINAPSSYNGIIGRSALTIMQAITSISHLKIKFSTPTGVGEIKGDYGVAETCYNQGLVMAETHQDNKRKATVLRKQKSMKKHRPRTRKEANKISPEELASNQVMVLDKTSRVIDQPCSTMQATKEPEQANTYLKKNSEARIHHMVSNKEQAKIEAAFETEEVEVDENNSSKKVKDLYPLPNIDQLIDATSGHDMLSFMDAFSRYNQIKMNPKDIPKTAFITHRAVYTYVMLPFGLTSAGSTYQRAMNKIFKS